A stretch of the Lolium perenne isolate Kyuss_39 chromosome 3, Kyuss_2.0, whole genome shotgun sequence genome encodes the following:
- the LOC127346154 gene encoding soluble inorganic pyrophosphatase 4 isoform X2, with protein sequence MAPPAEAPANKEATPKKTPALNERILSSISRRSVAAHPWHDLEIGPDAPTIFNCVIEIPKGSKVKYELDKKTGLIKVDRVLYSSVVYPHNYGFIPRTLCDDSDPIDVLVIMQEPVVPGCFLRAKAIGLMPMIDQGEADDKIIAVCADDPEYRHFNDIKELPPHRLAEIRRFFEDYKKNENKEVAVNDFLPSEDAYEAIQHSMDLYATYICEGLRR encoded by the exons ATGGCTCCACCGGCTGAAGCTCCGGCCAACAAGGAGGCGACCCCCAAGAAGACGCCGGCGCTCAACGAGCGGATCCTCTCCTCCATCTCGCGCCGCTCCGTCGCCGCCCACCCGTGGCACGACCTCGAGATCGGCCCCGACGCGCCCACCATCTTCAACTGC GTGATCGAGATCCCCAAGGGCAGCAAGGTCAAGTACGagctggacaagaagacggggctcATCAAGGTCGACCGCGTGCTCTACTCCTCCGTCGTCTACCCGCACAACTACGGCTTCATCCCGCGCACGCTCTGCGACGACAGCGACCCCATCGACGTCCTCGTCATCATGCAGGAGCCCGTCGTGCCCGGCTGCTTCCTCAGGGCAAAGGCAATCGGCCTCATGCCCATGATCGACCAG GGCGAGGCTGACGACAAGATCATCGCCGTCTGCGCCGACGACCCCGAGTACAGGCACTTCAACGACATCAAGGAGCTCCCGCCCCACCGCCTCGCTGAGATCAGGCGCTTCTTCGAGGACT ACAAGAAGAATGAGAACAAGGAGGTGGCCGTCAACGACTTCCTGCCTTCAGAAGATGCCTACGAGGCCATCCAGCATTCCAT GGATCTGTATGCTACCTACATCTGCGAGGGCCTCAGACGGTAG
- the LOC127346154 gene encoding soluble inorganic pyrophosphatase 4 isoform X1, which produces MAPPAEAPANKEATPKKTPALNERILSSISRRSVAAHPWHDLEIGPDAPTIFNCVIEIPKGSKVKYELDKKTGLIKVDRVLYSSVVYPHNYGFIPRTLCDDSDPIDVLVIMQEPVVPGCFLRAKAIGLMPMIDQGEADDKIIAVCADDPEYRHFNDIKELPPHRLAEIRRFFEDYKKNENKEVAVNDFLPSEDAYEAIQHSMDLYATYICEGLRR; this is translated from the exons ATGGCTCCACCGGCTGAAGCTCCGGCCAACAAGGAGGCGACCCCCAAGAAGACGCCGGCGCTCAACGAGCGGATCCTCTCCTCCATCTCGCGCCGCTCCGTCGCCGCCCACCCGTGGCACGACCTCGAGATCGGCCCCGACGCGCCCACCATCTTCAACTGC GTGATCGAGATCCCCAAGGGCAGCAAGGTCAAGTACGagctggacaagaagacggggctcATCAAGGTCGACCGCGTGCTCTACTCCTCCGTCGTCTACCCGCACAACTACGGCTTCATCCCGCGCACGCTCTGCGACGACAGCGACCCCATCGACGTCCTCGTCATCATGCAGGAGCCCGTCGTGCCCGGCTGCTTCCTCAGGGCAAAGGCAATCGGCCTCATGCCCATGATCGACCAG GGCGAGGCTGACGACAAGATCATCGCCGTCTGCGCCGACGACCCCGAGTACAGGCACTTCAACGACATCAAGGAGCTCCCGCCCCACCGCCTCGCTGAGATCAGGCGCTTCTTCGAGGACT ACAAGAAGAATGAGAACAAGGAGGTGGCCGTCAACGACTTCCTGCCTTCAGAAGATGCCTACGAGGCCATCCAGCATTCCAT GGATCTCTACGCTACCTACATCTGTGAGGGCCTGAGACGGTAG